The Dama dama isolate Ldn47 chromosome 3, ASM3311817v1, whole genome shotgun sequence genome has a segment encoding these proteins:
- the NCKAP5L gene encoding nck-associated protein 5-like, whose amino-acid sequence MSEAMDQSAGSPGNLNPGEGGDGSTEPGTCQELLHRLRELEAENSALAQANENQRETYERCLDEVANHVVQALLNQKDLREECIKLKKRVFDLERQNQMLSALFQQKLQLTAGSLPQIPLAPLQPPSEPPASPSLSSAEGPATSLPLGRCAGQREVCWEQQLRSGGPGPPATPPPALDALSPFLRKKAQILEVLRALEETDPLLLCSPATPWQPPGEGPGSPEPINGELCGPPQPEPSPWAPYLLLGPGSLGGLLHWERLLGGPGEEEGAGRPWGPGRGSPQAQGTGSGPPCVPGSSSSSSSDEAGDPNEAPSPDTLLGALARKQLNLGQLLEDTESYLQAFLAGAACPLSGDHPGPRQPSSPDQGPPQLSKSKGLPKSAWVGGTPEAHRPGFGATSEGQGSLPFLSMFMGAGDTPLGSRPGHPHSSSQVKSKLQIGPPSPGEAQGPLLPSPARGLKFLKLPPASEKVPSPGGPQLSPQLPRNSRIPCRNSGSDGSPSPLLARRGLGGGELSPEGAQGLPTSPSPCSTTPDSAQLRPPQPALSATLSPGPTVSPCYENILDLSRNTFRGPSPEPPPSPLQVPTYPQLTLEVPRVPEVLRSPGIPSSPCHPESCPYEGTQEKSSDKAGSESPHPGRRAPGSSSKKPSQGAGRRPGDPGYTPLRDRLAALGKLKTGPEGPQGPEKNGVPVRPGTEKARGAGKSGESTGDTAPPASRPPEQPEAKGALRGAVALGTSSLKQQESGLLGDPGARVYSSHSMGARVDLEPVSPRSCLTKVELAKSRLAGALCPQVPRTPAKVPTSAPSLGKPNKSPHSSPTKLPSKSPTKVVPRPVVPPATKEPPKPDKGKGPPWADCGGTVAQPMSPAPGPADPGPGPEGRAPHSAIEEKVMKGIEENMLRLQGQERAPGTEAKHRNTSSIASWFGLKKSKLPALNRRTETTKGKEGAGGSPLRKEVKMEARKLEAESLNISKLMAKAEDLRRALEEEKAYLSSRARPRPGGPAPGTSAGLGQGQGQLVGMYQGADTFMQQLLNRVDGKELPPKSWREPKPEYGDFQPVSSDPKNPWPACGPRNGLVGPLQGCGKPPGKPSIEPGRREEMPSEDSLAEPVTTSHFTACGSLTRTLDSGIGTFPPPDHGSSGTPSKNLPKTKPPRLEPPPGVPPARPPPLTKVPRRAHTLEREVPGIEELLVSGRHPSMPAFPALLTAAPGHRGHQTCPDDSCEDPGPPPPVQLAKNWTFPNARAASGSSDPFLCPPRQLEGLPRTPMALPMDGKRSLEPSRPAPAPQGPAFGGSRTPSTSDVGEEGRVASGGPPGLETSESLSDSLYDSLSSCGSQG is encoded by the exons ATGTCGGAGGCCATGGACCAGTCGGCCGGGAGCCCTGGAAACCTGAacccaggagaaggtggtgatGGCAGCACGGAGCCGGGCACCTGCCAGGAACTCCTGCACCGGCTGCGGGAGCTGGAG GCAGAGAACTCAGCACTCGCCCAAGCCAACGAAAATCAGCGGGAGACCTACGAGCGCTGTCTGGACGAG GTTGCCAACCACGTGGTGCAGGCACTGCTAAACCAAAAG GACCTGCGAGAGGAGTGCATCAAGCTGAAGAAGAGGGTGTTTGACCTGGAACGGCAGAACCAGATGCTGAGCGCCCTGTTTCAGCAGAAGCTCCAGCTGACAGCAGGCTCCCTCCCTCAG ATCCCACTCGCCCCACTCCAGCCGCCTTCAGAGCCACCGGCCTCGCCCTCCCTGAGCTCCGCCGAGGGACCAGCCACCTCGCTGCCTCTGGGGCGCTGCGCTGGGCAGAGAGAG GTGTGTTGGGAGCAGCAACTGCGGTCAGGAGGCCCAGGACCCCCAGCCACACCACCCCCAGCGCTGGATGCCCTCTCCCCATTCCTTCGAAAGAAAGCGCAGATCCTGGAGGTGCTGAGAGCCCTGGAAGAGACGGACCCCTTGCTTCTGTGCTCACCTGCTACCCCCTGGCAGCCTCCAGGCGAGGGTCCTGGCTCCCCGGAGCCCATCAATGGCGAGCTGTGTGGCCCGCCTCAGCCTGAACCTTCTCCCTGGGCCCCCTACCTGCTACTAGGTCCTGGTAGCCTGGGAGGCCTGCTGCACTGGGAGCGCCTCTTAGGGGgcccaggggaggaggagggtgcTGGGCGGCCCTGGGGCCCTGGTAGGGGCTCCCCACAGGCCCAGGGCACTGGTTCTGGGCCgccctgtgtgccaggcagtagctcttcctcctcttctgatGAGGCCGGTGACCCCAATGAGGCCCCCAGCCCGGACACCCTGCTAGGGGCCCTGGCCCGCAAGCAGTTGAACCTGGGCCAGCTCCTTGAAGATACAGAGTCTTACCTACAGGCCTTTTTGGCCGGGGCTGCTTGCCCTCTCAGCGGGGACCACCCGGGTCCCAGGCAGCCATCCTCCCCAGACCAGGGGCCCCCACAACTGTCCAAGTCCAAAGGCCTCCCCAAGTCAGCTTGGGTTGGGGGTACCCCAGAGGCCCACAGGCCGGGCTTTGGTGCTACCTCAGAGGGCCAGGGGTCCCTCCCCTTCCTCAGCATGTTCATGGGTGCAGGGGACACCCCCCTGGGCTCACGGCCTGGCCACCCCCACTCTTCATCTCAGGTGAAAAGCAAGCTCCAAATTGGCCCCCCTTCTcctggggaagcccaaggaccCCTTCTGCCCTCTCCAGCTAGAGGTCTCAAGTTTCTAAAGCTGCCTCCAGCCTCAGAGAAGGTCCCCAGCCCAGGAGGCCCCCAGCTCAGCCCCCAGCTCCCCCGAAATTCCCGAATACCCTGTCGGAACAGTGGCTCAGACGGCAGCCCCTCCCCACTGCTGGCCCGCAGGGGTCTGGGCGGAGGAGAGCTGTCCCCAGAGGGGGCACAGGGCCTGCCCACCAGCCCTTCACCCTGCTCCACGACCCCTGACTCTGCACAGCTCAGACCTCCCCAGCCAGCCTTGTCCGCTACGCTTTCCCCAGGACCCACAGTGTCTCCTTGCTACGAGAACATTCTGGACCTTTCCCGGAACACCTTTAGGGGGCCTTCCCCAGAGCCACCTCCATCTCCTCTGCAGGTGCCCACCTACCCACAACTAACTCTGGAGGTGCCACGGGTCCCTGAGGTCCTCAGAAGCCCTGGCATCCCCTCCAGCCCTTGCCACCCAGAATCCTGCCCCTATGAGGGCACCCAGGAGAAGAGTTCGGACAAGGCAGGCTCCGAGTCTCCCCATCCTGGCCGCAGGGCCCCAGGCAGCTCGTCCAAGAAGCCCAGCCAGGGGGCAGGGCGGCGACCTGGGGATCCTGGCTACACGCCTCTGCGAGACAGACTGGCAGCCCTGGGGAAACTGAAGACTGGCCCCGAGGGGCCTCAGGGCCCAGAAAAGAATGGGGTGCCAGTCAGACCTGGCACTGAGAAGGCCCGGGGAGCAGGGAAGTCAGGGGAGAGCACTGGAGACACAGCACCCCCTGCTTCCAGGCCCCCTGAGCAGCCAGAAGCCAAGGGGGCCCTGCGGGGGGCAGTGGCCTTAGGCACAAGCAGCCTGAAGCAACAGGAATCTGGGCTCCTGGGAGACCCCGGGGCCCGAGTCTACTCTTCCCACTCCATGGGGGCCCGGGTGGACCTGGAGCCTGTCTCACCAAggagctgcctcaccaaagtggAGCTGGCCAAGAGCCGGCTGGCAGGGGCCCTGTGCCCCCAGGTACCCCGCACCCCTGCCAAAGTGCCAACCTCAGCCCCCAGCCTTGGCAAGCCCAATAAGAGCCCCCACAGCAGCCCAACCAAGCTGCCTTCAAAGTCACCCACTAAGGTGGTGCCCCGACCTGTGGTCCCACCGGCCACCAAGGAGCCCCCCAAACCTGACAAGGGGAAGGGCCCACCCTGGGCAGACTGTGGCGGCACCGTGGCCCAGCCCATGTCCCCAGCACCTGGCCCTGCCGACCCAGGCCCAGGCCCTGAGGGGCGGGCCCCACACTCGGCCATTgaggagaaggtgatgaaggGCATCGAGGAGAATATGCTGCGGCTCCAGGGCCAGGAGCGGGCGCCCGGCACCGAGGCCAAGCATCGGAACACCAGCAGCATCGCCAGCTGGTTTGGCCTTAAGAAGAGCAAGCTGCCAGCATTAAACCGCCGCACAGAGACCACCAAGGGCAAGGAAGGGGCCGGGGGCTCCCCGCTCCGGAAGGAGGTCAAGATGGAAGCCCGGAAGCTGGAGGCTGAGAGTCTCAACATCTCCAAGCTGATGGCTAAGGCGGAAGACCTGCGCCGggcgctggaggaggaaaaggcctaCCTGAGCAGCAGGGCCCGGCCTCGGCCTGGGGGCCCAGCACCAGGGACCAGtgcaggcctggggcaggggcagggccagcTGGTTGGCATGTACCAGGGTGCAGACACCTTCATGCAGCAGCTTCTCAACAG GGTGGATGGCAAGGAGCTGCCCCCCAAGAGCTGGCGGGAACCCAAACCTGAGTATGGCGATTTCCAGCCAGTGTCCTCTGACCCCAAGAACCCCTGGCCCGCCTGTGGGCCCCGAAATGGCCTGGTGGGCCCTCTCCAGGGCTGCGGAAAACCTCCTGGGAAG CCAAGCATCGAGCCAGGGAGGCGAGAAGAGATGCCCTCCGAGGACAGTCTGGCCGAGCCAGTGACCACCTCACACTTCACAG cctgTGGCTCTTTGACTCGAACCCTGGACAGTGGCATTGGGACCTTCCCACCCCCAGACCACGGCAGCAGTGGGACCCCCAGCAAGAATCTTCCGAAGACCAAGCCACCACGGCTGGAGCCCCCACCAGGGGTGCCCCCAGCTCGGCCCCCACCCCTTACCAAAGTCCCCCGCCGTGCCCACACACTGGAGCGTGAGGTGCCCGGCATAGAGGAGCTGCTGGTGAGCGGGCGGCACCCCAGCATGCCGGCCTTCCCTGCCCTGCTCACCGCTGCTCCAGGCCACCGGGGCCATCAGACCTGTCCAGACG ATTCCTGCGAAGACCCAGGCCCACCCCCACCAGTCCAGCTGGCCAAGAACTGGACCTTTCCCAATGCCAGGGCAGCCAGCGGTTCCTCTGACCCTTTCTTATGCCCACCCCGACAACTGGAGGGCCTGCCCAGGACCCCCATG gccctgcccaTGGATGGAAAGCGGAGCCTGGAGCCCAGCCGCCCTGCCCCTGCGCCCCAGGGCccggcgtttgggggcagccGCACCCCCAGCACGTCGGACGTGGGCGAGGAAGGGAGAGTGGCCAGCGGGGGACCCCCGGGGCTGGAGACCTCTGAGTCTCTCAGCGACTCGCTCTACGACTCGCTGTCCTCTTGCGGGAGTCAGGGCTGA